The Sulfitobacter sp. SK011 genome contains the following window.
ATGCGTTCATCGTCATCAACGATCAGCAGATGGGCGTCCATATCGGTCATGCACCATTCTCCTTCAATTGCGTGTAACTTCTTCGCATTTCCGGATCCATCATTGCTTCCAAAACCTTTCGAAATCCGGCCACGGAATCGGGCCCAGCATCGCGAAACGCCGCGCGCATGCGGGCGCGCTGTGCATCTGACAGTTTCTGTTCCAACGCGCGGCCTTTGTCCGTCAGAAACAGATGCCGTTCGCGTTTGTCGTTGCGCCCAACCTTACTGATCACCAGACCATCGGCAATCAGGGTGCGCAACACACGGTTCAGTGATTGTTTGGTGACACCCAATATGTTCAAAAGGTTGTTCACTGTGGTGCCCGGTGCCCGGTTTACAAAGTGGACCGCACGGTGGTGTGCCCGACCATATGCCATATCGACCAAAATGCGATCCGGGTCAGCCGTAAAGCCGCGATAGGCGAAAAACATCGCCTCAATGCCTTGGCGCAGTTGCTCGTCCGTCAGAAACAAAAGGCTTTCGCCGCTGTTGGTGGAAGGTCCGCGTCCGTCTGCCATCATGCGCCTCGTTTTTCGTTGGAACGAGTTTAAGTCAGTGTTGTTGACATTCCAAGCCTCAAAGGCTATCCAATTTCAGGTTTTGCGCAACTTTATGTCCGTATCGGACGTATTTTGCGCAATAAATGCAAAGATATACCAATTACTTGAAGGGAAATACCATGGCGGGCGCGTATGATGATCGGGATGGTCACATCTGGATGGACGGTCAGATGGTGCCTTGGCGCGATGCCAATATCCACATTCTGACCCATGCGATGCATTATGCGTCTTCGGTATTTGAGGGCGAGCGCGCCTATAACGGCAAGATATTCAAGAGCCGGGAACATTCTGAGCGGCTGAAGCGGTCGGCGAATATGATCGACTTTGACGTGCCCTATACAATTGATGAGATTGAGGCCGCGAAGGTCGAGGTTCTGGCCTCTTCGGGGTTGCAGGATGCCTATGTCAGGGCCATCGCATGGCGCGGCGTTGGAGAGGACATGGGTGTGGCTTCCGCACGCAACCCCGTGCGGCTGGCCATCGCTGCCTGGGAATGGGGTGCCTATTACGGTGATGCCAAGATGAAGGGTGCCAAGCTCGACATCTCGAAATGGAAGCGCCCTTCGCCAGAGACAATTCCCAGCCATGCCAAGGCGGCCGGGCTCTATATGATTTGCACGATGTCCAAGCACGCGGCAGAGGCCAAGGGATGTTCAGACGCGATGATGTTCGACTATCGCGGTTATGTGGCCGAGGCGACAGGCGCGAACATCTTTTTCGTCAAGGATGGTGAAGTCCATACACCCGACCCTGATTGTTTTCTGAACGGCATCACGCGCCAGACAGTCGTGGGGATGCTGAAAGACAAGGGCATCAAGGTGCACGAGCGTCATATCATGCCAGAAGAGCTGGAAGGATTTGAGCAGTGCTGGCTGACTGGCACGGCTGCCGAAGTCACGCCCGTTGGTCAGATTGGCGACTATAACTTTGAGGTCGGCGCACTGACACGCGATATTGCTGAGAGCTATGAGAAACTGGTGCGGCTTTAGCGCTGAAATGGCTGAGAACGGCCCAGCGCCGGAGCTGGGCCGCAGCCGTTCTCGACTTTGCGCAGATGTGAAAACCCAAACCTGACCCTAATCGCAAGTCCAAATTCCAGGTTCCATGAAATGTGGGTTTCACCCTTGGTCGTTTTGGCTGCTCGGGCGAAGGGGATGTCAGATCATCTGGCGTTTATCCCCGTAGCGCCGGCAGGCCCACGCCAGTGCTTTCAAACCCGCCATCAGATGCAATGACCTGCCCGGTGACATAGCTGGACTTATCCGAACACAAGAACACGATCACTTCCGCGATCTCCTGTTCGGAACCATAGCGGTTCAGTGGGATCGCATCGTGGTAGGCGTCGATGATGTCTTGTGTGTGCACGGCCATTGCCAGCTTGGTCCGCACAGGGCCGGGGCAAACACAGTTGGCGCGAATGCCATGTTCGCCCAATTCTGCGGCCTGTTGTTTTGTCAGCTGAATCACCGCCGCCTTAGAGGTGCCGTAGGCCACCCGTAACGTGGATGCACGCAAGCCGGAAATAGATGCGATATTGACGATTGCGCCTTGCGTTTGTTTGAGCGCTGGGGTTGCGGCCTGAGACATGAGGAAAACACCGTCCAGGTTTGTCTCCATCACCCGCCGCCAACGGGCAAAGTCGGTTTCTTCAATAGGTCCAAAATCCGCGACGCCGGCATTGTTGACCAACGCATCAATGCGTCCAAATCTGGCCATGATATCTTTGATGGCGGCATCGACTGCACTTGGATCTGAAACGTCATAGTCAAAACCACCGGCACCCTGGCCCAAATCCTGCACTGCGGAGTTTAGCGCCTCGGTGTCTCGGTCAAGGACGGCAACCAGCCAGCCTGCGTCCAGAAAAAGCCGCGCGGTCGCAAAGCCGATGCCCCGCGCAGCACCTGTAACCAGTGCAACTTTTTCCAGCATATCAGTAATCCACACCCTTCTGCGCTTTGATCCCTGCCTTGAAGGGGTGTTTGACCTCGGTCATTTCCGTCACCAGATCGGCGTAGTCGCAAAGTTCCGGCTTTGCGTCGCGACCAGTCAGGATCACGCCCGTGCGTTTGTCACGGGCATCCAGTCCCGCCAGCACATCCGCGACCGATACATACTCATACCGCATCGCGATGTTAATCTCGTCGAGCACAATCAGATCATAGTCACCGCTTTCCATCAGTTCCCGCGCCTTGGCAAAAGCCGCTTGAGCGGCGGCGATATCGCGTTCCTTGTCCTGGGTATCCCAGGTGAAGCCTTCGCCCATGGTGTGCCAGGTGACCTCGCCCAAGCGATCAAAGAATATCCGTTCGCCGGTTTTCCATTTGCCTTTGATGAACTGGACGACGCCCACCTTCTGCTTCCAGCCCAATGCGCGCACCACGACGCCAAAGGCGCTGGATGATTTGCCTTTGCCAGCACCGGTATGAACCAGCACCAGACCTTTTTCCGGGTCTTGCAGGTCGGAAACCTTGGCGCGCTGGGCGGCCTGGCGTTCCTTCATCTTTTCTTTGTGCTGGTTTTGATCCGCGTCAGACATGGCATGCTCCCTATGGGTGATTGAACGGCACCATAGGCAGTTGCATCGCGAGGTAAAGCCTTAGGCTTTGGGATCAGTCACGGATCGCGCACGCCCGCGTTCCAGCCCCAACTGGCGTTCGCGCCAGATGATCAAAACGCCACCTGCAATGACCAAAGATGCCCCGATCAGGATCGCGCGCGTTGGCACTTCGCTGAACACGACCCAGCCGATGATGCTGGCGAATATCATTGAGGCATAATCGAAAGGTGCCAGCATGGATGCGGTGCCAAAACGATAGGATGAAGTGATCATGATTTGTGCAACACCGCCGATCAGACCTGCACAGATGATCAGTGTCAGAACCTCAATGCCCGGCGATGTCCATGCCAGTGACGGGATGGGGAAAACCCAACCCAGCGGCAATGAAAGCAGGGAAATGCACGTCGCGGTCAGGGAAAAATAAAATACGATGGCCGAGGTGCTGTCGGTCTGTACCAACCGTCTGACGTGAATTTGCACCAACGCGCGCAGGATCGATGCGGTCAGAACCATCAGCGCCCCAAGGGTTGCGGTTGTGCCCAGGTCTGTTCCGATGCTGAGGCGCGGTGCCAGTACAATCATCACACCGACCAGCCCAAGGGCAACGGCAGAAAGACGAAACAGGCGAACGGTTTCGCCTAAGAAAATCGCAGCAAACAGCACGGTAAACATCGGCGTGGCATATCCGATCGCTGTCACCTCGGGCAATGGCAGCAGCGCAAGCCCTGCAAAAGTCAGCCCCATCGCAGTTGTACCAAACAAGCCGCGCCAAACATGGCCAAGCAGGTTGTTGACGTATAGCCCGTCGTGCAAATGCCCCTGTTGCCACAGCCACAGACCAATCACCGGAATGGCAAAGAGAGAGCGAAAAAAGACCGCCTGACCGGGGGGGACGTCACCAGATGCCGCTTTGATCAGTGCGGCCATAACCATGAACAGAAAAACCGCGCCAAGCTTGAGGGCAATGGCGCGGCCGGGAATATTCTGTGTCAGGGCGCTGGGCATGGCCGCTTAATGCGCCCGCAATCGTTAAAGATCAAGCGAAGTTGCAGCGGTTCAGTTTAACTGCGCGACGCCCAAAGGCACCGCAAATTCCAGGCACCAGATATAAAGTTCATTGTAGTCATCAATGTTCAAAGATGCAGGCACGACATAGCTTTGTGCGCCGTTGAGGTTTTTCAGCGCGCCCAGGTCGGCGACTGAGACAAAGCTGCCGTCTTTGCCAAAACCCACGCGCGGGTCAGGTGCGCCATCCAGCGAAAAGCTTTGATCGAAAGTGACGGTCGCCGTGCCGTCGGCATTCTTGGTGATTGTCACGCCACCTTTGGTTACGTGGTCGCTGGCACCCGTGAATGTTCCAGAGGTATCTGCATAGGCAGCGGATACCGGGCCGAAAGCGATTATTGCTGTCAATGTGAGTGCAAATAGGGATTTCATTGGTTTGTCCTTTGAGCTGGGTTTGTATTGCTGTAGGGATCAAATAAAGTTAGGAACCACATAGTACAAAACACAAGAGCGTGAGTTGTGTAACAGTTGGTTCCTAACTAACTGTTGAAGACATTGAGGAGGACGAGATGGCGCGCCCGAGAGAGTTTGAACCAGATGATGCGATTGAAAAGGCGATGCAGGTCTTTTGGGCACACGGATATGAAGGTGCGTCTTTGCCGGCCCTTTTGGATGGTATGGGATTGACCCGAGGCAGCCTCTACAAAGCGTTCAAGGACAAGAGAAACCTTTTTCTGCTGGTCCTAGACCGGTACGAAGCGGCAGTCGTTGACGGGGCAGTAGAGCTTTTGGAAAGCCCTGAAATAAACGATGGAAAACAGCGGATATTGATGTTGTTCGAAAGTGTGGTTCGCGCTGTTGCTGATGCGGATTACCGTGGGTGTTTGTTGTGTACTGCTGCTACTGGCGACGCCGTGGATGATCCGAAGATTGCAAGATCAGTGCAAAAAGGGATGACAAAAATGCAGTCTGGATTCAGAAAAGCGCTGGAAGATGAGCGCAGTTTTGATCGGCTTGAACCAGAGACAAAGCATCGTTTGGCAAATCTGCTTTTGACGCAGTACATCGGCCTGCGTGTTCTGGCGCGGTCCCGTTTGCCATTGGGCGTGCTGGACCAAAGTGTTCAGGGCGTGGATGATGTTTTGACTGCGGCGGCCAAATAGGGCTGGGAATTAACCGATCTGGCCGCGGTTTTGACCGATCTGGCCGCGGTGCAACAGCAGATGGTCCAGTATCACACAGGCCATCATCGCTTCGCCCACCGGGACCGCGCGAATACCGACACAGGGGTCGTGGCGGCCCTTGGTGATTATTTCAGTATCTTCGCCCGACTTGGTAATGGTTTTGCGGGTGGTCAGAATGCTTGAGGTGGGTTTGACCGCAAACCGCAGAACGATGTCCTGCCCGGTGCTGATCCCGCCCAGAATGCCGCCAGCGTGGTTTGAGGAATAAACCGGGCCATCCGGCCCCATACTGATTTCATCAGCGTTCAATTCGCCGGTCAGCATTGCGGCGGACATGCCCTCGCCAATTTCCACACCTTTGACGGCATTGATGCTCATCATTGCGGCGGCAAGATCGGTGTCGAGCTTGCCATAGACAGGCGCGCCAAGGCCCGCAGGCACGCCGCGTGCGACGACCTCAATAATTGCGCCGACGGATGATCCCGATCTGCGCAATCCATCAAGGTAGTCTGCCCATGCTTTTGCGGCCTTGGCATCCGGGACCCAAAATGGGTTCTGGTTGATCTGGTCCCAGTCAAACGCAGCGCGGTCAATCTGATGCGGTCCCATCTGCACCATGTATCCGGTGATCTGGACGGCTGGTGCCATTGCCTTGATCGCTTCGCGCGCCAACCCACCGGCGGCCACACGAGACGCCGTTTCGCGGGCTGATGACCGCCCGCCGCCGCGGTAATCGCGAATGCCGTATTTTTGGTAATAGGTGATATCGGCATGACCGGGGCGAAACTTGTCTTTGATGTCGCCATAGTCCTTGGACCGCTGATCTGTGTTTTCGATCATCAACTGAATAGGCGTCCCTGTTGTGACCCCTTCAAAGACGCCGGACAGGATGCGCACCTCATCCGCTTCGCGCCGCTGCGTGGTGTATTTGTTTTGACCCGGTTTACGTTTGTCGAGCCAGTGCTGGATCATCTCGGCATCGACCTTCACGCCGGGGGGGCAGCCGTCGACAGTGGCACCAATCGCTGGTCCATGGCTTTCGCCCCAGGTGGTCACGCGGAAAAGATGGCCAAAGCTGTTGATCGACATGGGATGTACTCCTGTTGGCATGATCCTTAGCGGGCGGGACGATTTGCCTCAAGGGGATTTGGCTTGCATCCCTGACACACACCTCCTACCTCTGGTTCTACCTCGGGGGGCACTGATTGTGCTGAGATTGCGAAAGCTGACCCGTAGAACCTGAACCGGTTAACACCGGCGGAGGGAAGGTCTGGACATCCATCCACCTTTTTCCTTTCGCCGCAAAAGGAGGATGCGATGAAGTATCTTGCACTTGCGACGGCCATCATGGGGGCCCCAATTTTTACCCATGCGGCCTATGCCGAAACACCCATACTTACTGTCTATGCGGGCGATTATTTTACGTCTGAATGGGGCCCAGGCCCGGTGATTGAGGCGGAATTTGAAAAGATCTGCGATTGCGATCTGGAGTTTTCGACCGGCGATCTGCTGCCACGGCTTTTGTTGGAAGGCGCGCGCACCAAGGCGGATGTTGTCATTGGGTTGACGTCGGATGTGACTGCAAAGGCGCGTGCGACGGGCCTGTTCGCGCCGCATGGTCAGGACAACAGCGCGCTGACGTTGCCGATTGACTGGACTGACGACACCTTCTTGCCATTCAACTATGGCCACACGGCGTTCATCTATGACGAAACGCTCATGGCGACCCCGCCTGCCAGCTTTGACGACCTGCTGGCCATGCCTGATGATGTAAAGATCGTCATCCAGGATCCGCGCACCTCGATCTCTGGTCTGGCGCTCGTTCTTTGGGTTCAGTCGGTTTATGGTGATGATGCGGGGGCGGCATGGACCAAACTTGCCCCAAAGATCCTGACCGTGACCAAGGATTGGTCAGCCAGCTATGGCATGTTTACGGATGGTGAGGCCGACATGGTGCTGAGCTATACAACATCGCCAGCCTATCACATGTTCGCCGAGGAAGATTTTACCAAACACGCCGCGCTGTTCGCGGAAGGGCATTACTTCATGGTTGAAACGGTGGCCAAGATCGCCAAAACGGATCAGCCCGAGTTGGCAGATCAATTTATGGCCTATGTGATGTCGTCTGAGTTTCAGACGATCATCCCGACGGCCAACTGGTCGCTGCCGTCCGCATTGCCGCGAGAAAGCTGGCCCAAAGGATGGTCCGAATTGCCGCTGCCGGAAAAGGTGCTGTTTTATGACGAATCCGAAGCAGCCGCCCTGCAAGACAAAGCGATCGAAGCATGGCGCAGCGCGCTGACTCAGTAACCACACGGTTTGGCATCGCCGCCGCTGCCTTGGTGGTAGCGGCGGTTTTGCTGGCTTTTATTGGCATCGCGACGCGTGTTCAACCGGGGGCTGGCCTGGCCCCCGGTGATTGGGCTGCGATCCGGTTTACGGTTGTTCAATCGGTTTTGTCAGCAGTGTTGTCGGTCCTGTTGGCCATTCCGCTTGCCCGAGCATTGGCGCGGCGTCAGTTCATGGGGCGCGGCGTTCT
Protein-coding sequences here:
- a CDS encoding TetR/AcrR family transcriptional regulator; its protein translation is MARPREFEPDDAIEKAMQVFWAHGYEGASLPALLDGMGLTRGSLYKAFKDKRNLFLLVLDRYEAAVVDGAVELLESPEINDGKQRILMLFESVVRAVADADYRGCLLCTAATGDAVDDPKIARSVQKGMTKMQSGFRKALEDERSFDRLEPETKHRLANLLLTQYIGLRVLARSRLPLGVLDQSVQGVDDVLTAAAK
- a CDS encoding branched-chain amino acid aminotransferase, which translates into the protein MAGAYDDRDGHIWMDGQMVPWRDANIHILTHAMHYASSVFEGERAYNGKIFKSREHSERLKRSANMIDFDVPYTIDEIEAAKVEVLASSGLQDAYVRAIAWRGVGEDMGVASARNPVRLAIAAWEWGAYYGDAKMKGAKLDISKWKRPSPETIPSHAKAAGLYMICTMSKHAAEAKGCSDAMMFDYRGYVAEATGANIFFVKDGEVHTPDPDCFLNGITRQTVVGMLKDKGIKVHERHIMPEELEGFEQCWLTGTAAEVTPVGQIGDYNFEVGALTRDIAESYEKLVRL
- the cobO gene encoding cob(I)yrinic acid a,c-diamide adenosyltransferase → MSDADQNQHKEKMKERQAAQRAKVSDLQDPEKGLVLVHTGAGKGKSSSAFGVVVRALGWKQKVGVVQFIKGKWKTGERIFFDRLGEVTWHTMGEGFTWDTQDKERDIAAAQAAFAKARELMESGDYDLIVLDEINIAMRYEYVSVADVLAGLDARDKRTGVILTGRDAKPELCDYADLVTEMTEVKHPFKAGIKAQKGVDY
- a CDS encoding thiamine ABC transporter substrate binding subunit: MGAPIFTHAAYAETPILTVYAGDYFTSEWGPGPVIEAEFEKICDCDLEFSTGDLLPRLLLEGARTKADVVIGLTSDVTAKARATGLFAPHGQDNSALTLPIDWTDDTFLPFNYGHTAFIYDETLMATPPASFDDLLAMPDDVKIVIQDPRTSISGLALVLWVQSVYGDDAGAAWTKLAPKILTVTKDWSASYGMFTDGEADMVLSYTTSPAYHMFAEEDFTKHAALFAEGHYFMVETVAKIAKTDQPELADQFMAYVMSSEFQTIIPTANWSLPSALPRESWPKGWSELPLPEKVLFYDESEAAALQDKAIEAWRSALTQ
- a CDS encoding MarR family winged helix-turn-helix transcriptional regulator is translated as MADGRGPSTNSGESLLFLTDEQLRQGIEAMFFAYRGFTADPDRILVDMAYGRAHHRAVHFVNRAPGTTVNNLLNILGVTKQSLNRVLRTLIADGLVISKVGRNDKRERHLFLTDKGRALEQKLSDAQRARMRAAFRDAGPDSVAGFRKVLEAMMDPEMRRSYTQLKENGA
- the aroC gene encoding chorismate synthase, whose product is MSINSFGHLFRVTTWGESHGPAIGATVDGCPPGVKVDAEMIQHWLDKRKPGQNKYTTQRREADEVRILSGVFEGVTTGTPIQLMIENTDQRSKDYGDIKDKFRPGHADITYYQKYGIRDYRGGGRSSARETASRVAAGGLAREAIKAMAPAVQITGYMVQMGPHQIDRAAFDWDQINQNPFWVPDAKAAKAWADYLDGLRRSGSSVGAIIEVVARGVPAGLGAPVYGKLDTDLAAAMMSINAVKGVEIGEGMSAAMLTGELNADEISMGPDGPVYSSNHAGGILGGISTGQDIVLRFAVKPTSSILTTRKTITKSGEDTEIITKGRHDPCVGIRAVPVGEAMMACVILDHLLLHRGQIGQNRGQIG
- a CDS encoding DM13 domain-containing protein is translated as MKSLFALTLTAIIAFGPVSAAYADTSGTFTGASDHVTKGGVTITKNADGTATVTFDQSFSLDGAPDPRVGFGKDGSFVSVADLGALKNLNGAQSYVVPASLNIDDYNELYIWCLEFAVPLGVAQLN
- a CDS encoding DMT family transporter — translated: MPSALTQNIPGRAIALKLGAVFLFMVMAALIKAASGDVPPGQAVFFRSLFAIPVIGLWLWQQGHLHDGLYVNNLLGHVWRGLFGTTAMGLTFAGLALLPLPEVTAIGYATPMFTVLFAAIFLGETVRLFRLSAVALGLVGVMIVLAPRLSIGTDLGTTATLGALMVLTASILRALVQIHVRRLVQTDSTSAIVFYFSLTATCISLLSLPLGWVFPIPSLAWTSPGIEVLTLIICAGLIGGVAQIMITSSYRFGTASMLAPFDYASMIFASIIGWVVFSEVPTRAILIGASLVIAGGVLIIWRERQLGLERGRARSVTDPKA
- a CDS encoding SDR family NAD(P)-dependent oxidoreductase; the protein is MLEKVALVTGAARGIGFATARLFLDAGWLVAVLDRDTEALNSAVQDLGQGAGGFDYDVSDPSAVDAAIKDIMARFGRIDALVNNAGVADFGPIEETDFARWRRVMETNLDGVFLMSQAATPALKQTQGAIVNIASISGLRASTLRVAYGTSKAAVIQLTKQQAAELGEHGIRANCVCPGPVRTKLAMAVHTQDIIDAYHDAIPLNRYGSEQEIAEVIVFLCSDKSSYVTGQVIASDGGFESTGVGLPALRG